A region of Takifugu flavidus isolate HTHZ2018 chromosome 2, ASM371156v2, whole genome shotgun sequence DNA encodes the following proteins:
- the ric3a gene encoding protein RIC-3, which translates to MPITTCQKVTLISCSVLCVSLFLPRILLPAGKREVGQPGVGPGFYPTVMHQYQMHHEDQDQWGVDHPSSITHGAEVMLKIQGSQPRRKHNLMAQVIPLYGFGIFLYIFYIIYKLTCNGKTVKSGNSAIPDSSMEQKKIINCELIRLQERLQQAETVMERIVSKKQSSRSGRRRKSKGTPSKNEEKLLFQLRQFTQLMQDGRLEDASPEMEAELVPYGADWEGYPEETYPVYNDDDEYRGDDEDYPRPRIPTFMLLEPSQQLSAEALAERMEQVEEQAMARKLSIVREVDEEEEDEEDKEEEEDETEEDIEEEEEEEAEAEKRHLLSVSSAQMEREERLGLEISNELQGFNGGKKQISFSEHTDVFHYPKEETYQEEDQEGDGDEEDEGEEETDEDDPVIEAESLQFSGDGCLNPEEEAERAVQESILTSEDGGGGPDVHTEVPRGVQASGLRMRNRRET; encoded by the exons ATGCCCATAACGACTTGCCAGAAGGTGACTCTGATATCATGTTCTGTTCTCTGTGTTTCACTCTTCCTGCCAAGGATACTTTTACCTGCTGGAAAAAGGGAAGTGGGGCAGCCTGGGG TTGGACCCGGATTTTATCCAACTGTGATGCACCAGTATCAAATGCATCATGAGGACCAAGACCAGTGGGGGGTGgaccatccctcctccatcactcatgGGGCAGAGGTCATGCTTAAAATACAAGGCAGCCAGCCCCGAAGGAAGCACAACCTAATGGCTCAAGTCATACCACTATATGGCTTTGGGATTTTTCTTTACATCTTTTACATTATCTACAAG CTTACATGCAACGGAAAGACTGTTAAATCAGGGAACAGTGCGATACCAGACTCAAGcatggagcagaagaaga TCATCAACTGTGAGCTGATCAGACTgcaggagaggctgcagcaggcagagacAGTGATGGAGAGGATTGTCTCTAAAAAACAAAGTTCCAGAAG cggtaGACGAAGGAAGAGTAAAGGGACGCCCTCCAAGAACGAAGAAAAATTGCTCTTCCAACTTCGACAATTCACTCAACTGATGCAAGATGGGCGGTTGGAGGATGCTTCTccagagatggaggcagagttGGTCCCCTATGGTGCAGACTGGGAAG GCTACCCAGAGGAGACCTACCCAGTGTATAACGATGATGATGAATATCggggtgatgatgaagactATCCCAGGCCCAGAATTCCAACCTTTATGCTGCTTGAACCATCCCAGCAGCTGTCTGCTGAGGCACTGGCAGAGAGGATGGAGCAAGTGGAGGAGCAGGCCATGGCGAGGAAACTCTCCATTGTGAGAGAGGTGgacgaagaagaggaggacgaggaggataaagaggaagaggaggacgaaaCAGAGGAAGAcatagaggaggaagaggaggaggaagctgaagcAGAGAAGAGGCACCTGCTCAGTGTGAGTTCGGcccagatggagagagaggagcgacTGGGTCTGGAGATTAGCAACGAGCTCCAGGGTTTCAATGGCGGGAAGAAACAAATAAGCTTCAGCGAGCACACAGACGTGTTTCACTACCCCAAAGAGGAGACATACCAGGAGGAAGACCaggaaggtgatggagatgaggaggacgagggggaAGAGGAAACTGATGAAGATGACCCGGTGATAGAGGCAGAGAGTCTCCAGTTCAGTGGGGACGGTTGTCTGAACCCGGAGGAGGAAGCGGAGCGGGCTGTCCAAGAGTCCATACTCACCTCTGAGGACGGAGGTGGAGGGCCAGATGTTCATACTGAGGTGCCCAGGGGGGTGCAGGCAAGTGGGCTGAGGATGCGAAACAGGAGAGAGACCTAA